The Ferviditalea candida genome includes the window AGACGAAGGAATTAACCGAGTGGTCGGAGCGTTTTCGTACCGCTGGAGCAATCAAACCCCGCAGCGCAATCCGGCAGCTGCTGGATATCAGTGTTCCGGTAACCGGCAGCAAGCTGGTCGGTTCCGGGTCCTATTTTCTTGAATCGATCATGATCATTCAAAGCTTGGCCGCAGCGGGTATCGCGACTGCCGTCGCAACCGCGCAATATGGTGCTCTTCAGGGAATGGTCATTCCGATTCTGCTGCTGCCCAATGCGCTTACCTACTCGCTGGCGATTTCCTTGATACCATCCCTGTCCGAAGCTGCCGCCAGAAAGGATTTTCGGACGATTCACAAGCGCTTGCACCAATCGCTGCGTCTGGCCTTGGTAACGGGAGCTCCTTTTGCCGTGATCATGTTTGTTCTCGCCGATCCGCTCTGCTATTTTCTTTACCACGACAACGAAGTCGGCGGCATGTTGAAAATGATGGCCCCCGTGGCGCTGTTCATTTATTTTCAAGGTCCGCTGCAGGCTGCCCTGCAAGCGCTTGATCGTCCCGGAACCGCGCTGCTCAATACATTTGTCGGCGCCAGCATCAAGCTGGTCCTGATTGTTCTGCTGGCGACAAAACCCCAATTCGGCATCATCGGCGCCGTATTTGCCATCAGCATGAATATCGTGCTGGTTACTCTGTTACATTGGAACAGCGTATCCAGATTACTTAATTTTTCGATGCGAACATCCGATTTCGGCAAAGTCGGCCTGGGCATGCTTTTGATGGGAGCCGCCTGCTACATGATTATGCACTCTCCGTGGACTTCCCAGTCGTTCGTGCGTTTTGCGGCTTCCTGCTCGGGCGGTCTGCTGCTGTATCTCTTCTTGATGATGCGGTTCAAGCTGATCGACAAATTTGATCTGCTTCGCATTCCGTGGATCGGCAAATTGATTTTCAAATGGCTTTGATGTCAATTGTTTTTATCGACAAAAACGCTGCCCTTATAATCAATCGAGCAAAAAAACACCTCTTTGAAATCCTTTGCCCCTTTCATTTGTATTTGATTTTTCAGCCAAAATCGGGTTTTGTTGATTTTTTTTAAATTTTCATCCTGAACTCTTCCGTCCATGATCAACGGAAGCGGCAATCCTTCGTAGCGAATACTGTCGGTGTCGATCTGTTTCTCCTCTTCAGAGATATCGTCTTTTTTGATGACGGTAAGCTTTCCCGATGTCTCCAGCACCGCAAATTCGACATCCGCGACCTGAGTGACCTTATTTTCCCGCAATTGCAGCATAAGATCGTCAAGACTGTACCGCTGTTTCTGCATCTCCTTGCGGTTCAGCTTGCCTTTGTTGATGATGAGACTTGGTTTTCCGTCAAACCATGAGCGCAGCGTCTGACTTTTCAATGTGATGTACGCGATCGCCAGTTGGATCGCGACCAGCGTGAACATCGGTATGAATCCGGCAGCAAGCGGTTTATCGGTTTCTTCAATAACCAGCACGGCAATTTCGGCGATCATGATCGAAATGACCAGATCAAATACCGACAGCTTGCCGATTTCCCTCTTTCCCATAATTCTCAGCATGAAGAAGACGGCAAAATAAATGAGGACGGTGCGCAAAAAAAGGGTGGGAACATCCATTTGATTCTGCCTCCTTCGGACAAATTCAAATGGTATTCTCACCGCAGCTTTGACGGTTCATGCGGCAATTGGATGATGAAATGCTGGCAGTTTACCAATCCAGTTCCGTTCGTTCCAGTCTAAAGAATAAATAGCAATACATAGATGGTGGAAATCACCAGCGAAACCAGCGTAATCGGCGCACCAATCTTCAAGAAATCCATGTAGGTAAAGCCTTTGCCTTCGCGGGCGGCCATCGCCGCAACAACGACGTTGGCCGACGCTCCGATCAGCGTGCCGTTGCCCCCCAGGCAAGCGCCCAGCGCCAAAGACCACCATACCGGATCCAGCGCACTCGGCTCCACGTTCAATTGAATGCCCATATCCTGAATTAAGGGAATCATCGTCGCAACAAACGGGATGTTATCAATCGTCGCCGATGCAATTCCGGAAACCCATAAAATCAGCATGGAGGTAAACGTCATATCGCCGGCCGTGATATCCAGCGCTTTGGACGCCAAGTATTTGATCACACCGACGTCAATCAAACCTCCGACGAGCACGAATAATCCGGCAAAAAAGAAAATCGTCGTCCATTCTACAGCATGGAACACTTCATCGATATCATGCTCCTTGACCCCGATCAGCATCAGCAAGGTTGCCCCGGCGACCGCGACCACCGCCGCCTCTACATGTATAACGGAATGAAGCGCGAAGCCGGCAATGGTGATCAGCAGCACGATTAAAGACTTATTCATCAGGGGCCTGTCAGTTATATAATCCTCCGCACTAAGTCTCATGAGTTCATCTTTATTTTCTTGCGTCACCTTCAGGGATTTGCCGAAAAACTTCATGAAAATCAGGATCGTGACGGCCATGATGATAATAATGACAGGTGTCAGCGTAACGATAAAATCATTGAAATTCAAATGAGTCGCCGTTCCGATCATGATATTCGGCGGGTCCCCAATCAGAGTTGCCGTTCCTCCGACGTTAGAAGCGATGATTTCAGAAATTAAATAAGGAAACGGATTTACCTGAAGAATCCGGGTGATTGAGAAGGTGACCGGGACGATGAGCAGTACGGTTGTGACGTTATCCAAAAACGCGGAACCTATCGCAGTCAGCAACGCTAAAAATACGAGAATTCGGATCGGATCGCCTTTGGCCGATTGCGCCGCTTTCACGGCGACATATTGGAAAATCCCGGTTTTATTCGTGATGCCTACCAAAATCATCATACCGATCAAAAGAAAGATAGTCTCCCACTCAATATGATGCTCATATGCTGTTTTCAAGTCAACCATCCCGAAAATAACCATTAACAATGCGCCTACTAAAGCAATAACAGCGCGGTTGACTTTTTCCGTAATAATGAAGGCATAAATGAGCAGGAAGATGACGACTGCGCCAACGACCTGCCATGTAGGTACTGCAGAAACAAGCTCCAAACAAAGACACTCCCTTTCTTGGTTTCCGCCAAACGAAGTATGTAGCCGGGACAAAGCTTTTTGTTCACGCACCATTATACTAAATACGCTTTCACGCGTCCATCGTTCCAAAAAATCCGCCGACTTGGATTTGGACGAATATGTACTAATTGCGCAAGCTTGACCATAAAATGGTGGTAAAATCTCCGAGGAGGAATCCAAATGAAAACGATTCAAAATACAGGGGTGGTTTCCCCGTTGTTTCGGGGACTGGTGACGACCTTTATCTTCTTATTCGCCGCGTCCATCATCGTTTCTCTTTTGGTTTTGTGGACGGAAATGAAAGAACAGTCCCTTGCTTTTTATGCCTATTTGATTCACGGATTGTCCATCTTTGCCGGCGGACTGGCCAGCGGTAGAAAAGCGGATAAAAAAGGCTGGTATCACGGCGCCGTTCTAGGTATCGTGTACAGTCTGCTCATCCTGGCCATCGCCCATTTCGGCTTCGATTCCACGCTCGGTCTCAACGCCCTGTCCTTAATTCTCTTGTCCTTGATGCTGGGCGCCCTGGGCGGTGCCATCGGGGTGAACGTCAAAAAATAATTCCGCCAAATTGCCCGCTCTTCCCGTTCATGATATAATAATTTGCGCTGTCTTCCGGGAACCATCGTTTGAAAGGGAGGGGCTCTCATCAATGTATCTTTACCAATCCATGTCGCATATTTCCATTGCCATTGCCATTCTGGCCGTCGCGGCGCTGACCATTTCCCTGAAAACGAACCCGCTCGCTGCGGCAGCGTCGTTCGTGCGGCAATTGATTGTTTCCCGCAAATATTTGCTTCACCTTGCCGCCATGCTGTTGATCCTGCTGATCAACAAGTTCGAATTATCCGTTGAAGCTTGGATGAACTCAAGCGCCGACTTCACACCCGATATCTACCGGCTTGAAGGGGACTTTATCGCGAATTTCCAGCATTTTTCGGCCAATCCTGCGCTCACCCAAGTCGCTGCTTTTTTTTACGTCGTCGTTTTCCCGACTTTGTTCGTTGTTTCCCTGGGCATTTATACGCATGACAAAAACAAGCAATTGTTCTATGCCCTGACTTATACGATGCTTATCAATTATATCGTCGCCATGCCATTTTATTTGTTTTTTCCGGTCAACGAAGTTTGGGATTTCCATCATGGCGTCAAATTCATGATCCTTGATGTTTTTCCCGCATTCGAACAGCAATACCGTCCCTTATCCGGCATCAATAATTGCTTTCCCAGCCTTCATACTTCCATATCCGTATCCATGGCGTTGCTGGCTTTGAAATCAAACAGCCGCTTCTGGAAAATCTATACGATGGTGTCCGCAGTCATGATTATCTTCTCCATTTTTTATCTCGGTATCCATTGGCTGACCGATGCGGCGGGCGGACTAGCTCTTGCCTTTTTTGCGGCTACCGCGGGGATCAAGCTCAGCGAAGGCTTATTCTTTTCGAAAAAATACCGTTTTGTCGGAACAAGCGGCAGTAAAACCGTCGGCAAATAAAAGATCGTCGAATCTCAAAGCCACAGTCGCTTACACGGCATCTTCCCAATGCTCCACTTCCGCAACAAATAAATACTATTTTTGTTAAAGCAATTATAAAATAAATAAAAAACCTCCGAAACTTGGAGGTTTTTTGAGGTTTGGCTGCGGTGACTGTTATGTATTGGGCCCGCTTATTCCGCTGCAGAAGAGACAATCGCATTGATGGCCGATTTGTCGAATGTCAGCTTGGTCGAGTCGTTGACTTTCAGAACAACGGTATCATCGACGAGCTCCGTGATCGTGCCGTGCAGTCCTCCGATTGTGATGACTTTATCCCCTTTTTTCATCGAATTCAACATGGCGTTACGCTGCTTTTGTTTTTTCTGCTGGGGACGGATCAGCAAAAAGTAGAATACCGCAAACATCAGCACAAACGGCAAAATCATATTAAACCAGCTGCCTTGAGTCGCGGCGGCATCTGCTGCAAGATACATGGATTTCCCTCCTCTCAAAAGCCTTTTTCGTTGTCAAACAAACCGTATTCGGCAAAAAACTCGTCTCTGAAATCCAAAAGCCGATCCTCCCGTATCGCCTGCCTGACCTTTCTCATCAAATCCAGCAAAAAGTACAGATTGTGATAAGTGGTTAACCGGATGCCGAAGGTTTCGTCCGCTTTGACCAGATGGCGAATATACGCGCGGGAATAATTGCGGCAGGTGTAACAATCGCATTTTGGATCCAGAGGCCCGTAATCCCGGGCAAATTGAGCGTTTCGGATGACCAGCCGGCCTTGGCTCGTCATGGTTGTACCATTGCGGGCGATACGCGTCGGCAATACGCAGTCGAACATATCGATGCCGCGGATGGCTCCTTCCACAAGCGCGTCGGGTGATCCCACACCCATGAGATATCTTGGTTTATAGGACGGAAGGAGCGGAATGACAACCTCAAGCATATCATACATGATGCTCTTGGATTCGCCGACACTCAACCCTCCAATAGCATACCCCGGAAAATCCATTGAAGTCAACTCCAACGCGCTTTGTTTGCGCAAATCCGCGTACATGCCCCCTTGAACGATCCCGAACAGGGCTTGATCCTCCGGACGCGAATGGCTGTTCAGGCAGCGTTCCGCCCAGCGTGTCGTCCTTTCCAGCGAATCCTTGACGTACGCGTATTCTGCAGGATGCGGGGGACATTCGTCAAAGGCCATGATAATATCCGCACCCAGCGCATTCTGAATTTCAATCGATTTTTCCGGCGACAGAAACAGCTTATCCCCATTCAAATGTGAACGGAACTCCACGCCTTCCTCCATGATCTTCCGATTCTCATTCAGGCTGAACACCTGAAATCCGCCGCTGTCGGTCAAAATCGGACGATCCCAATTCATGAACCGGTGCAGTCCGCCTGCTTCCTTCACAATTTCGTGCCCCGGCCTTAAATACAGATGATACGTATTACTCAGGATGATATGCGCGTCCATTTCCTTTAATTCCTCGGGACTCATCGTTTTGACGGTAGCCTGTGTGCCCACCGGCATAAACGCCGGCGTTTCGATATCCCCGTGCGGGGTGTGCAGGATGCCCAAACGGGCACCCGATTGTTTGCATGTTTTCAACAATTCATAAGTTGCGGCCATTTCATCTCTTCCCTCAATCTTTAATTAGTATATAAACATGGCGTCGCCGAAGCTGAAAA containing:
- the tgt gene encoding tRNA guanosine(34) transglycosylase Tgt; translation: MAATYELLKTCKQSGARLGILHTPHGDIETPAFMPVGTQATVKTMSPEELKEMDAHIILSNTYHLYLRPGHEIVKEAGGLHRFMNWDRPILTDSGGFQVFSLNENRKIMEEGVEFRSHLNGDKLFLSPEKSIEIQNALGADIIMAFDECPPHPAEYAYVKDSLERTTRWAERCLNSHSRPEDQALFGIVQGGMYADLRKQSALELTSMDFPGYAIGGLSVGESKSIMYDMLEVVIPLLPSYKPRYLMGVGSPDALVEGAIRGIDMFDCVLPTRIARNGTTMTSQGRLVIRNAQFARDYGPLDPKCDCYTCRNYSRAYIRHLVKADETFGIRLTTYHNLYFLLDLMRKVRQAIREDRLLDFRDEFFAEYGLFDNEKGF
- a CDS encoding DUF421 domain-containing protein — its product is MDVPTLFLRTVLIYFAVFFMLRIMGKREIGKLSVFDLVISIMIAEIAVLVIEETDKPLAAGFIPMFTLVAIQLAIAYITLKSQTLRSWFDGKPSLIINKGKLNRKEMQKQRYSLDDLMLQLRENKVTQVADVEFAVLETSGKLTVIKKDDISEEEKQIDTDSIRYEGLPLPLIMDGRVQDENLKKINKTRFWLKNQIQMKGAKDFKEVFFCSIDYKGSVFVDKNN
- the yajC gene encoding preprotein translocase subunit YajC — its product is MYLAADAAATQGSWFNMILPFVLMFAVFYFLLIRPQQKKQKQRNAMLNSMKKGDKVITIGGLHGTITELVDDTVVLKVNDSTKLTFDKSAINAIVSSAAE
- the spoVB gene encoding stage V sporulation protein B is translated as MGKQSFIHGAMILLAAGIINRMLGFVPRIVLPRIIGAEGVGLYQMGYPLLIVLLTLITGGIPLAVAKLVAEAESRKDEQRIRVVLSAALLISTGLSFLFFVGILLSGEWIATHLFTDRRVHYTFIAMSPILILVALSSVYRGYFQGRHNMIPTASSQIAETLVRTVTALLLAYWLLPYGIHIAAAGAMSGVMLGEFFGLLVLLLHFKIHKTKELTEWSERFRTAGAIKPRSAIRQLLDISVPVTGSKLVGSGSYFLESIMIIQSLAAAGIATAVATAQYGALQGMVIPILLLPNALTYSLAISLIPSLSEAAARKDFRTIHKRLHQSLRLALVTGAPFAVIMFVLADPLCYFLYHDNEVGGMLKMMAPVALFIYFQGPLQAALQALDRPGTALLNTFVGASIKLVLIVLLATKPQFGIIGAVFAISMNIVLVTLLHWNSVSRLLNFSMRTSDFGKVGLGMLLMGAACYMIMHSPWTSQSFVRFAASCSGGLLLYLFLMMRFKLIDKFDLLRIPWIGKLIFKWL
- a CDS encoding ArsB/NhaD family transporter, giving the protein MELVSAVPTWQVVGAVVIFLLIYAFIITEKVNRAVIALVGALLMVIFGMVDLKTAYEHHIEWETIFLLIGMMILVGITNKTGIFQYVAVKAAQSAKGDPIRILVFLALLTAIGSAFLDNVTTVLLIVPVTFSITRILQVNPFPYLISEIIASNVGGTATLIGDPPNIMIGTATHLNFNDFIVTLTPVIIIIMAVTILIFMKFFGKSLKVTQENKDELMRLSAEDYITDRPLMNKSLIVLLITIAGFALHSVIHVEAAVVAVAGATLLMLIGVKEHDIDEVFHAVEWTTIFFFAGLFVLVGGLIDVGVIKYLASKALDITAGDMTFTSMLILWVSGIASATIDNIPFVATMIPLIQDMGIQLNVEPSALDPVWWSLALGACLGGNGTLIGASANVVVAAMAAREGKGFTYMDFLKIGAPITLVSLVISTIYVLLFIL
- a CDS encoding TIGR04086 family membrane protein — its product is MKTIQNTGVVSPLFRGLVTTFIFLFAASIIVSLLVLWTEMKEQSLAFYAYLIHGLSIFAGGLASGRKADKKGWYHGAVLGIVYSLLILAIAHFGFDSTLGLNALSLILLSLMLGALGGAIGVNVKK
- a CDS encoding phosphatase PAP2 family protein; this translates as MYLYQSMSHISIAIAILAVAALTISLKTNPLAAAASFVRQLIVSRKYLLHLAAMLLILLINKFELSVEAWMNSSADFTPDIYRLEGDFIANFQHFSANPALTQVAAFFYVVVFPTLFVVSLGIYTHDKNKQLFYALTYTMLINYIVAMPFYLFFPVNEVWDFHHGVKFMILDVFPAFEQQYRPLSGINNCFPSLHTSISVSMALLALKSNSRFWKIYTMVSAVMIIFSIFYLGIHWLTDAAGGLALAFFAATAGIKLSEGLFFSKKYRFVGTSGSKTVGK